Proteins from a genomic interval of Rhodococcoides fascians A25f:
- a CDS encoding CaiB/BaiF CoA transferase family protein: MHRPLEGYRILEVAQFTYVPAAGAVLADWGADIVKVEHAETGDPQRGLVRVLGHTAGKEGSSFAPIMEGPNRSKRSIGIDLSNPAARPVLEELIRRSDVFLTNYLPGVRTKLGITVEDVRAINPNIVYVTGSGFGSQGPDSDKGAYDATGFWARGGSADGVMAEDADSMAFMPAGAYGDNIGGMTIAGGIAAALLGRERTGEPSEVDVSLLGVAAWATQFSVNLALSSGGPLPKVKRKKTAAAGNPLTGSYRTADGRWLQFSMLQPTRFWNEFVTAIGLEHLVDDARFSTMDGIFQHAEQIGDWFAEAFATRSYAEWLVDLTGLGGPWAPVQNSWDVGNDAALIANGRITDIVDADGVAQKLVANPVKFDDQPVQMRRAPQFAEHTDDILRELGLDDEQLIELKIAGAVT; the protein is encoded by the coding sequence ATGCATCGTCCACTGGAGGGCTACCGAATTCTCGAGGTCGCTCAATTCACCTACGTTCCCGCTGCGGGTGCAGTGCTGGCGGATTGGGGCGCCGACATCGTCAAGGTCGAGCATGCGGAAACCGGTGACCCCCAGCGCGGACTGGTCCGAGTGCTCGGTCATACCGCAGGCAAGGAAGGCTCGTCTTTCGCGCCGATCATGGAGGGCCCGAACCGTAGCAAGCGCAGCATCGGAATCGACCTGTCCAATCCCGCAGCGCGTCCGGTGCTCGAGGAACTGATCCGGCGCAGCGATGTCTTCTTGACCAACTACCTGCCCGGTGTGCGCACCAAGCTCGGCATCACAGTCGAGGACGTACGTGCGATCAACCCGAACATCGTGTACGTCACCGGAAGCGGATTCGGCAGTCAGGGTCCGGATTCGGACAAGGGTGCCTATGACGCCACCGGGTTCTGGGCGCGCGGTGGTAGCGCCGACGGCGTCATGGCAGAGGACGCGGACTCGATGGCGTTCATGCCCGCCGGAGCGTACGGCGACAATATCGGCGGTATGACGATAGCCGGCGGAATCGCGGCGGCGCTGCTCGGCCGTGAGCGAACGGGAGAACCGTCCGAGGTGGACGTATCGCTCCTGGGTGTGGCGGCCTGGGCAACTCAATTCTCGGTGAATCTAGCCTTGAGTTCGGGTGGACCATTGCCGAAGGTCAAGCGGAAAAAGACTGCCGCAGCGGGCAATCCGCTCACCGGCTCCTATCGGACCGCCGACGGTCGGTGGCTTCAGTTCTCGATGCTGCAACCCACGCGATTCTGGAACGAGTTCGTCACTGCCATCGGTCTCGAGCACCTGGTCGACGACGCTCGCTTCTCGACGATGGACGGGATCTTTCAGCATGCCGAACAGATCGGGGACTGGTTCGCCGAGGCCTTCGCCACTCGTTCGTACGCCGAGTGGCTGGTCGACTTGACCGGTCTCGGCGGTCCATGGGCCCCGGTACAGAACAGCTGGGACGTCGGCAACGACGCCGCTCTGATAGCGAACGGCCGCATCACGGATATCGTCGATGCAGATGGAGTGGCCCAGAAGCTGGTGGCCAATCCGGTCAAATTCGACGATCAGCCGGTGCAGATGAGGCGCGCGCCCCAGTTCGCAGAACACACCGACGACATCCTGCGTGAGCTGGGACTCGACGACGAGCAACTGATCGAACTCAAGATCGCCGGAGCTGTTACCTGA
- a CDS encoding thiolase C-terminal domain-containing protein, whose amino-acid sequence MSLGRAQYWASGVDGVLRIARCHSCSRWMHTQNVLCPQCRGRDIGYEPVSGRGTVVGFTVNHQQWLPHFPPPYVVAIVALEEDSRIRLTTNIVHCDVDDVAVGSAVRVLFEHVSEEVWLPLFEPDPDSSAESGPIPELQDYRSNLRPPPTTERFESKVAITGVGQSKIGRRLMIEPLALTIDACLAAVENAGLTLADIDGLSTYPGSGGGGGMSEGGIMAVEQALAVHPTWVNGGNELPGQNGSIIAAMLAVASGLCRHVLCFRTVWESTHSELVRSGRIQVPPARPTGMFEHRAPFGAMSAANWIACQASNYFHRYGGDREALGAIAVNARSNASANPEAVYRDPITMDDYLSARMVSTPFGLYDCDVPIDGAVAVIVSAVDAASDGPHPPVFVEAVGTQIMESLSWDQGTLTHTPQSLGPAAHLWSRTDLRPSDVDVALLYDGFTFNALSWLEGLGFCELGGAADFIDAGRGIAIDGRLPLNPHGGQLSAGRTHGYGFFREAVLQLRGQAPGRQVHEPKVAVVTAGGGVPSGAILLRTDKP is encoded by the coding sequence ATGTCGCTTGGACGGGCACAGTACTGGGCCTCCGGGGTAGATGGTGTACTCCGAATTGCTCGCTGTCACAGTTGTTCTCGGTGGATGCACACGCAAAACGTGTTGTGCCCGCAGTGCCGGGGCCGCGATATCGGTTACGAACCCGTCTCGGGTCGCGGAACGGTGGTCGGGTTCACGGTCAATCACCAGCAGTGGCTACCGCACTTTCCGCCTCCGTACGTCGTCGCGATCGTGGCCCTCGAGGAGGATTCTCGAATCAGGCTGACCACGAACATCGTTCATTGCGATGTCGATGATGTCGCGGTGGGCAGTGCAGTTCGGGTTCTGTTCGAGCACGTGTCCGAGGAGGTCTGGCTCCCGCTGTTCGAGCCCGACCCGGACTCGTCGGCAGAGTCGGGTCCGATTCCCGAGCTGCAGGACTACCGATCGAATCTTCGCCCGCCGCCGACAACGGAAAGATTCGAGAGCAAAGTCGCGATCACAGGGGTCGGACAATCGAAGATCGGTCGTCGCCTGATGATCGAGCCACTCGCACTGACCATCGACGCCTGCCTCGCTGCGGTCGAGAACGCCGGTCTGACCTTGGCCGACATCGACGGCTTGTCCACCTACCCGGGCAGCGGTGGGGGAGGCGGCATGTCCGAGGGCGGAATCATGGCTGTGGAGCAGGCTCTGGCCGTCCATCCGACCTGGGTCAACGGCGGAAACGAGTTGCCGGGCCAGAACGGCTCCATCATTGCCGCGATGCTGGCCGTGGCCTCGGGGCTGTGTCGGCACGTCCTGTGTTTCCGAACCGTTTGGGAATCGACGCACTCGGAGCTCGTGCGCTCGGGGCGGATCCAGGTGCCCCCTGCCCGCCCCACCGGAATGTTCGAGCACCGTGCGCCGTTCGGTGCCATGTCCGCCGCCAATTGGATCGCGTGTCAGGCGTCGAACTACTTCCACCGTTACGGCGGCGACCGCGAGGCCCTGGGTGCCATCGCAGTCAACGCGCGCTCGAACGCCTCGGCAAATCCTGAAGCGGTATATCGCGATCCGATCACGATGGACGACTACCTCTCGGCCCGAATGGTGTCCACGCCCTTCGGTCTGTACGACTGCGACGTTCCGATCGACGGTGCCGTTGCGGTGATCGTCTCTGCCGTGGACGCGGCGTCGGACGGACCTCACCCGCCGGTGTTCGTCGAGGCGGTCGGTACTCAGATCATGGAAAGCCTGTCCTGGGACCAAGGCACTCTCACCCATACCCCGCAGTCACTCGGGCCTGCGGCGCATCTGTGGAGCCGAACGGATCTGCGACCATCGGACGTGGACGTGGCACTGCTGTACGACGGCTTCACGTTCAATGCGTTGTCGTGGCTCGAAGGCCTTGGGTTCTGCGAGCTGGGGGGAGCGGCAGACTTCATCGACGCCGGCCGAGGGATCGCCATCGACGGTCGGCTACCGCTCAATCCTCACGGCGGTCAGCTCTCCGCGGGACGAACTCACGGATACGGATTCTTTCGCGAGGCCGTGCTACAGCTCAGAGGCCAGGCCCCCGGCCGCCAGGTACACGAACCGAAAGTCGCCGTGGTGACCGCAGGCGGCGGAGTTCCCTCAGGAGCAATTCTGCTCCGAACCGACAAGCCCTGA
- a CDS encoding amidohydrolase family protein yields the protein MPLQSHMQLISTDDHLIEHPKLWSDRLPKKFVQAGPRIIEKEMPRSIHAGDGGRKDGGTKLAEVWEYEGRIYPYIGLNAVAGKKPEEYGAEPTRYEDMIPGCYEPKARIADMDIDGVQATLSFPSFPRFAGTVFLESQNMELALLSVQAWNDYVLDEWCPTAPDRLIPLVILPLWSVQDAVREIHRTAAKGARAISFPENPSPLGLPSFHTNHWDPVFAAAVEAGLPLCVHFGTSGKAPITAPEAPMAVMTSLFGCNSMYATADLLFSPVFHNHPGLKFMLSEGGIGWVPYMLERMDAVWTKHRYYQNINQSARPSELFAKHIYGCFIEDEFGLANRHLVGIDNITWEGDYPHSDSNWPNSRKLVHDSMLDVPDEDVHKIVELNARKLLNFPRS from the coding sequence ATGCCACTGCAGAGCCACATGCAACTCATCTCGACCGACGATCATTTGATCGAGCACCCCAAGCTCTGGTCGGATCGGCTGCCGAAGAAATTCGTACAGGCCGGTCCTCGCATCATCGAGAAGGAGATGCCGAGGTCCATTCACGCCGGAGACGGCGGCCGCAAGGACGGTGGCACCAAGCTCGCCGAGGTGTGGGAGTACGAGGGACGCATATATCCATACATCGGACTCAACGCCGTTGCGGGCAAGAAGCCGGAAGAGTACGGAGCCGAGCCGACCCGATACGAGGACATGATCCCGGGTTGCTACGAGCCGAAGGCACGTATCGCGGACATGGACATCGACGGCGTACAGGCGACTCTGTCATTCCCGTCGTTCCCTCGCTTCGCGGGGACTGTGTTTCTCGAGAGCCAGAACATGGAGCTTGCATTGCTCTCGGTTCAGGCTTGGAACGACTACGTTCTCGACGAGTGGTGCCCTACCGCTCCGGATCGGTTGATCCCGTTGGTGATTCTCCCTCTGTGGTCGGTGCAGGACGCGGTACGCGAGATCCATCGCACGGCTGCCAAGGGTGCCCGCGCGATCTCGTTCCCCGAGAACCCCTCACCGCTCGGCCTACCCTCGTTCCATACAAATCACTGGGATCCTGTGTTCGCTGCGGCGGTAGAGGCAGGATTGCCGCTGTGTGTCCACTTCGGTACCTCCGGAAAGGCTCCGATCACGGCCCCCGAGGCTCCGATGGCGGTCATGACGTCGCTGTTCGGCTGTAACTCGATGTACGCCACTGCAGATCTTCTGTTCTCGCCGGTATTCCACAACCACCCCGGTCTGAAGTTCATGCTCTCCGAGGGTGGAATCGGTTGGGTTCCTTACATGCTCGAGCGCATGGATGCGGTGTGGACGAAGCATCGCTACTACCAGAACATCAATCAGTCGGCCCGGCCGTCCGAGCTGTTCGCCAAGCACATATACGGCTGCTTCATCGAAGACGAGTTCGGTCTAGCGAATCGGCACCTCGTGGGAATCGACAACATCACGTGGGAAGGCGACTACCCGCACTCGGACTCGAACTGGCCCAATAGTCGCAAGCTCGTGCACGATTCGATGCTCGATGTGCCCGATGAAGATGTACACAAGATCGTCGAGCTCAATGCGCGCAAGCTCTTGAACTTTCCGCGCAGCTGA
- a CDS encoding FadR/GntR family transcriptional regulator, with product METEQREMWRSEGPAAAAEVRVPKASERIAHRLRGQIVRGEIEPGQMLPPEKTLMVQLGVSRPTLREAFRILESEGLITVVTGSRGGPRARLPDLDVASRHIGLYLQIQGTTLEDVLEARAEFESACVRLLARRCPPEGLESLRRCVDAHRQRVAAGLDSEDGFVRWVALTAEFHELISLNCGNKTLNAQVSALRDVLDAHRTMGIRQRVDDADAPERTAYAPSVVEDYQKLVDLVAARDAVRAERHWRTHLKRASEIIYRSRDRTATISLFD from the coding sequence ATGGAGACCGAGCAGCGCGAGATGTGGCGATCCGAGGGGCCTGCCGCCGCGGCCGAGGTTCGGGTACCGAAGGCCTCCGAGCGGATCGCTCACCGCTTGCGCGGGCAGATCGTGCGTGGCGAGATAGAGCCCGGTCAGATGCTCCCCCCGGAGAAGACGCTGATGGTTCAGCTCGGCGTCTCGCGACCGACGCTGCGAGAGGCCTTCCGGATACTCGAGAGTGAAGGCCTGATCACGGTGGTGACCGGCTCCCGTGGCGGGCCACGGGCGCGCTTGCCCGATCTCGACGTGGCCTCTCGGCATATCGGGCTCTACTTGCAGATTCAAGGAACAACGCTCGAGGACGTGTTGGAGGCTCGCGCGGAGTTCGAGTCGGCGTGCGTTCGTCTGTTGGCTCGCAGATGCCCGCCGGAGGGGCTCGAATCCCTCCGCCGCTGCGTCGATGCTCACCGGCAGCGGGTGGCGGCCGGCCTCGACAGTGAGGACGGCTTCGTGCGGTGGGTGGCACTCACTGCCGAGTTTCACGAGTTGATCTCGTTGAACTGCGGAAATAAGACGCTCAATGCGCAGGTCAGCGCGCTGCGAGACGTGCTCGATGCGCATCGGACCATGGGCATCCGGCAACGAGTCGACGACGCGGATGCCCCAGAACGGACGGCTTATGCTCCGTCGGTCGTCGAGGATTACCAGAAGCTGGTCGACCTCGTCGCTGCGCGCGATGCGGTTCGGGCCGAACGGCATTGGCGAACACATCTGAAACGCGCCAGCGAGATCATCTATCGAAGCCGAGATCGAACAGCGACCATCAGCCTCTTCGACTGA
- a CDS encoding mycofactocin-coupled SDR family oxidoreductase, producing the protein MGKLDGKIALITGAARGQGRSHAIALAAQGADVLALDICRDIDTNSYALADEDDLAETQRLVEKENRRCITAVADVREPAQIRDAIALGISELGGLHIVVANAGICPLGDVPRKAFLDAVDVDLVGVINTISAAYPHLTAGASIIATGSVAALMKGGTDNPALGAGGAGYSHAKKGVAEYVHSLALALAPESIRVNAVHPTNCNTDMLHSEGMYRVFRPDLEHPTREETVGAFHHNQPMPVPWVEPEDISNAVVFLASDEAKFVTGLQMKVDAGTAIAHTKAFAIS; encoded by the coding sequence ATGGGAAAGCTCGACGGCAAGATCGCACTGATCACTGGCGCTGCCCGCGGCCAAGGCCGCAGCCACGCGATAGCGCTGGCAGCACAGGGTGCCGATGTCCTTGCGCTCGACATCTGTCGAGATATCGACACCAACAGCTACGCCCTTGCCGACGAGGACGACCTGGCCGAAACACAACGGTTGGTGGAGAAAGAAAACCGTCGCTGCATCACCGCTGTCGCCGATGTCCGTGAGCCGGCCCAAATTCGCGACGCCATCGCCCTGGGCATCTCCGAGCTCGGCGGTCTTCACATCGTGGTCGCCAACGCTGGCATCTGCCCCCTGGGCGACGTCCCACGCAAAGCATTCCTCGACGCAGTCGATGTGGACCTGGTCGGCGTCATCAACACCATCAGCGCCGCGTACCCGCACCTGACTGCCGGTGCGTCGATCATCGCCACCGGATCCGTCGCCGCGTTGATGAAAGGCGGCACGGACAACCCCGCACTCGGAGCTGGCGGTGCCGGCTACAGCCACGCCAAGAAGGGTGTCGCGGAATATGTGCACTCCCTCGCGCTCGCGCTGGCTCCGGAATCGATCCGCGTCAATGCGGTTCACCCCACCAATTGCAACACGGACATGCTGCACAGCGAAGGGATGTACAGGGTCTTTCGGCCGGATCTCGAGCATCCGACCCGCGAGGAGACTGTCGGCGCGTTCCACCACAACCAGCCGATGCCCGTCCCGTGGGTCGAGCCCGAGGACATCAGTAACGCTGTCGTATTCCTCGCCTCGGACGAGGCGAAGTTCGTCACCGGACTGCAGATGAAGGTCGATGCCGGGACCGCGATCGCTCACACGAAGGCATTCGCAATTTCCTGA
- a CDS encoding aldehyde dehydrogenase family protein — protein MYKEYPHLFIDGAWVPGEFGTTAPVINPATEETIGLAPVASRADVAKAIAAARTAFDDGPWPRMSPRERSVVLCRMADVMDKRVDELVRMNIAESGGTRIGAETFQIGFPIAHFRDLAERVMIQFPMERPMPPHVGGTLGQGVIRREPWGVASLISAYNFPFFLNLMKLGPALAAGCTTILKPAPTTPFEAFILGEIAEEAGLPNGVLNIVAGDVDAGLELSTNPMVDIVSFTGSDAVGRKVFEQAASTVKKVVLELGGKSANIVCDDADLTKVVGSVVRDIVLHAGQGCAFLTRTLVHRSRRDELIELVTDALKKIKVGDPASPDTVMGPVGSSAQRAKVEQLIAAGIAEGATLAVGGGRPEGLEKGFFVEPTLFVDVENSMTIAQREFFGPVGVVITFGDDDEAIRIANDSDYGLAGGVWSKDPVRAYELAKRIRTGTVTVNGGGGGMSPHGAFGGYKQSGLGRERGDAGLDEFLQTKTITWPVGTG, from the coding sequence ATGTACAAGGAATATCCCCACCTCTTCATCGACGGAGCCTGGGTGCCAGGCGAATTCGGCACTACCGCACCGGTGATCAACCCAGCGACCGAAGAGACCATCGGCCTCGCACCGGTTGCCTCCCGCGCCGACGTCGCGAAGGCGATCGCTGCGGCCCGCACCGCGTTCGACGATGGCCCGTGGCCTCGGATGTCGCCACGAGAGCGCTCGGTTGTGCTGTGCCGTATGGCCGACGTCATGGACAAGCGTGTCGACGAGTTGGTGCGGATGAACATCGCGGAATCCGGCGGAACCAGAATCGGTGCCGAGACCTTTCAGATCGGTTTTCCGATTGCTCACTTCCGAGACTTGGCGGAACGGGTGATGATTCAGTTCCCGATGGAGCGACCGATGCCTCCCCACGTAGGGGGCACGCTCGGCCAGGGTGTCATTCGACGAGAGCCGTGGGGAGTCGCGTCGTTGATATCGGCCTACAACTTTCCATTCTTTCTCAACTTGATGAAGCTCGGACCGGCCTTGGCAGCCGGCTGCACGACGATTCTCAAACCTGCGCCGACAACGCCGTTCGAGGCATTCATCCTCGGCGAGATCGCGGAGGAGGCGGGACTACCGAACGGCGTGCTCAATATCGTCGCCGGTGATGTCGACGCCGGACTCGAGCTCAGCACCAACCCGATGGTGGACATCGTGAGTTTCACCGGATCGGATGCGGTCGGCCGCAAAGTGTTCGAGCAAGCAGCCTCGACCGTAAAGAAGGTCGTGCTCGAACTCGGTGGAAAGTCGGCCAACATCGTCTGCGATGACGCAGACCTGACCAAGGTGGTCGGCTCCGTGGTTCGAGACATCGTGCTGCATGCCGGCCAGGGATGCGCCTTCCTCACCAGAACGTTGGTGCATCGATCGCGCCGGGACGAGTTGATCGAACTCGTCACCGATGCACTGAAGAAGATCAAGGTCGGCGACCCTGCGTCACCGGACACGGTGATGGGGCCGGTGGGCAGTTCTGCTCAGCGAGCCAAGGTGGAACAACTCATTGCGGCCGGAATCGCCGAGGGGGCAACCCTCGCAGTCGGTGGCGGTCGCCCCGAAGGACTCGAAAAGGGCTTCTTCGTCGAGCCCACGCTTTTCGTCGACGTCGAGAACTCGATGACCATCGCGCAGCGGGAATTCTTCGGACCGGTGGGTGTGGTGATCACATTCGGCGACGATGACGAGGCGATCCGCATCGCCAACGACAGCGATTACGGATTGGCCGGCGGAGTGTGGTCGAAGGACCCAGTGCGCGCGTACGAGCTCGCCAAGCGAATTCGTACCGGAACGGTCACGGTCAACGGTGGCGGAGGTGGTATGAGCCCGCACGGAGCCTTCGGTGGTTACAAGCAGAGCGGACTCGGTCGCGAGCGTGGCGATGCGGGGCTCGACGAATTTTTGCAAACCAAAACCATCACCTGGCCCGTGGGGACCGGCTGA
- the fdxA gene encoding ferredoxin — MTYVITESCIDLMDRACVKECPVDCIYEGEHQLFINPNECIDCGACEPACPHEAVYHEADLPDDQAHTTDRQNTVFLTLGKLGGARKYGKLPVALT; from the coding sequence ATGACTTACGTGATCACCGAATCCTGTATTGACCTGATGGATCGCGCCTGCGTGAAGGAGTGTCCGGTCGATTGCATCTATGAGGGCGAACACCAGCTGTTCATCAACCCGAACGAGTGCATCGACTGTGGCGCTTGCGAACCGGCGTGCCCACACGAGGCTGTGTACCACGAGGCAGATCTCCCCGATGACCAGGCGCACACTACCGATCGCCAGAACACCGTTTTTCTCACGCTGGGCAAGCTCGGTGGTGCCCGGAAGTACGGCAAATTGCCAGTAGCGCTGACATGA
- a CDS encoding NAD(P)-dependent oxidoreductase — protein sequence MTSLRVGFIGTGNIGEPMVERLLHAGLPTAVYARRPEVIDRLRAAGAATVEDPESLGTRDVVVSCLFTDAQVMEVCPQIIARMGPGSVFVSHTTGSPTSLRALASQAEDLGVAIVEAPFSGTPDAVREGRLTVLLAGEDRAVANASDVVSAYAANVIRTGKLGTALPAKLLNNALFAVCTQLTLTAIEAARSLGISEETLLNVLAVSSGGSSAARYIAASGIGADKYRASLPRYLIKDLRSVEDVASELGADIGPLLAAARLGPMDLFERDHIDA from the coding sequence ATGACCTCCCTCCGAGTAGGTTTCATCGGCACCGGCAATATCGGCGAGCCGATGGTCGAGCGTCTGTTGCACGCGGGCCTGCCCACTGCGGTGTACGCCCGCAGACCCGAGGTCATCGACCGCCTCCGCGCTGCTGGTGCCGCCACCGTGGAGGACCCGGAATCGCTCGGCACACGGGACGTGGTCGTCTCGTGCCTGTTCACGGACGCGCAGGTGATGGAGGTCTGCCCGCAGATCATCGCGCGAATGGGCCCGGGCTCGGTCTTCGTCTCTCACACCACGGGAAGCCCGACCTCCCTTCGAGCACTCGCCTCGCAGGCCGAAGACCTCGGTGTCGCAATCGTCGAGGCGCCCTTCAGTGGAACACCCGACGCTGTTCGGGAAGGTCGACTGACTGTGCTGCTCGCCGGCGAGGACAGAGCTGTCGCGAACGCCTCCGATGTGGTGAGCGCGTACGCGGCCAACGTCATTCGAACCGGTAAGTTGGGAACGGCGTTACCCGCGAAGCTGCTGAACAACGCGCTGTTCGCCGTCTGCACTCAACTCACTCTGACGGCGATAGAGGCAGCGAGGTCGCTCGGTATCTCGGAGGAAACCCTGCTGAACGTGTTGGCCGTCAGCAGTGGCGGAAGCAGTGCCGCACGCTACATCGCGGCCTCCGGTATCGGAGCAGACAAGTACCGCGCAAGCCTGCCCCGATATTTGATCAAAGACCTGCGCTCGGTCGAGGACGTCGCGTCCGAACTGGGTGCCGATATCGGTCCGCTACTGGCCGCCGCTCGACTGGGGCCGATGGACCTCTTCGAACGCGACCACATCGACGCCTGA
- a CDS encoding ferredoxin, whose protein sequence is MKARIDLTLCSGHARCYQIDPELFDIDDSGYALNAEVDIDPADEHKAIDAVASCPERAISLH, encoded by the coding sequence ATGAAAGCCAGAATCGATCTCACTCTGTGTTCCGGTCACGCTCGTTGCTACCAGATCGATCCGGAGCTCTTCGATATCGACGACAGTGGCTATGCGCTCAACGCCGAGGTCGACATCGACCCGGCCGACGAGCACAAGGCAATCGACGCCGTCGCATCGTGCCCCGAACGCGCCATCAGCCTTCACTGA
- a CDS encoding FAD-dependent oxidoreductase, whose product MSDTATPSNERPLRVAVVGGGPAGLYTADALTFASDLLVHVDVLERLPAPFGLLRYGVAPDHLNIKLAADTLQEVLDRPNVRLFCNVEIGRDVDVDALRAHYDSIVYATGADADNSLSIPGEELRGSSSATAFVKWYNGHPEAQLFDLSSTGAVAVVGAGNVALDVTRLLVKDVAELRHTDIDSETLDALAASGVTDVHVLVRRGAEFVKFTTKELREIGELTGVDVMVDPAQLPAQEIDGGLPTAAKRTLAVLRKWAVRQPTGAPKRVHFHFSTQPTQVLGVDEVRAVRIERDGETHELPVQLVLRAVGYRSRPIAGVPFRESTATIPHRDHRVVRDENAQPGEYTVGWAKRGPSGILGTNRSDAEATAAAVFEDRETLLARRTETVGSPLDLLTERCTGLLDKVAWNSIAAKERELGLADGRDRVKIRKWQDLVAAGLSTVNAS is encoded by the coding sequence ATGAGCGATACCGCAACGCCGTCGAACGAGCGCCCGCTACGTGTAGCCGTGGTAGGCGGCGGACCTGCAGGCCTCTACACCGCCGACGCACTCACCTTCGCTTCCGATCTGCTGGTGCACGTCGACGTGCTCGAGCGGCTTCCTGCCCCGTTCGGGTTGCTTCGCTACGGCGTCGCGCCCGACCACCTGAACATCAAACTGGCCGCCGACACCCTTCAAGAAGTACTGGACAGGCCGAACGTACGACTCTTCTGCAATGTCGAGATCGGACGCGATGTCGATGTCGATGCACTGCGGGCACACTACGATTCGATCGTTTACGCCACCGGAGCCGATGCCGATAACAGTCTGTCGATTCCCGGGGAAGAACTACGGGGAAGTTCCTCGGCCACGGCATTTGTCAAGTGGTACAACGGCCATCCCGAGGCACAGCTCTTCGATCTGTCGTCGACCGGTGCCGTCGCGGTGGTCGGAGCCGGAAACGTCGCACTCGACGTCACTCGTCTCCTCGTCAAGGACGTGGCGGAATTGCGCCACACCGACATCGACTCCGAGACGCTCGATGCTTTGGCAGCCAGCGGCGTGACCGATGTGCACGTCCTCGTCAGGCGGGGAGCCGAATTCGTGAAGTTCACTACCAAAGAGCTGCGGGAGATCGGTGAGCTCACCGGAGTGGACGTGATGGTCGATCCGGCACAGCTGCCTGCGCAAGAGATCGACGGTGGCCTCCCCACGGCAGCCAAACGTACTCTTGCCGTACTGAGAAAGTGGGCTGTCCGGCAACCGACCGGTGCACCGAAGCGAGTCCATTTCCACTTTTCGACGCAGCCGACCCAAGTCCTCGGGGTCGACGAGGTCCGTGCGGTACGCATCGAGCGTGACGGTGAAACCCACGAGCTTCCAGTGCAACTGGTTCTGCGTGCCGTCGGCTACCGTTCGCGTCCCATTGCCGGCGTCCCTTTTCGAGAGAGCACCGCCACCATCCCGCACCGTGACCATCGCGTCGTCCGCGACGAGAACGCACAACCTGGGGAGTACACGGTGGGGTGGGCCAAGCGCGGCCCGAGCGGAATCCTGGGAACGAACAGATCCGATGCCGAGGCCACAGCAGCAGCCGTCTTCGAAGATCGCGAAACCCTGTTGGCACGTCGAACCGAAACCGTCGGATCTCCGCTGGACCTGCTGACCGAGCGATGCACAGGTCTTCTCGACAAGGTCGCATGGAATTCCATTGCCGCGAAGGAGAGAGAACTCGGTCTCGCGGACGGACGCGACCGAGTGAAGATACGGAAGTGGCAGGACCTCGTCGCAGCCGGACTGTCGACGGTCAACGCAAGCTGA